A genomic window from Cloacibacillus evryensis DSM 19522 includes:
- a CDS encoding HAD family hydrolase, with product MTKDTKAVIFDFDMTLADSSYAIHHCSNLLARKFGLEEVSREVVLAGIGLPIEDCWRLYWGDFKEEWLGYYRDEFRGVEQTGIRLFPNTVAALEELRAKGVKTGVVSNRRFARRVVDATKLTPYMDVIIGLEDVTNAKPDPEALFKAIGKLGVGADEAVYVGDTDIDMKTAVAAAVRGVGVTTGNFGEDGLAAAGAWRVCSDLIEVPGLFGLR from the coding sequence ATGACAAAAGATACGAAGGCCGTCATTTTTGATTTTGACATGACGCTGGCCGACAGCAGTTACGCGATCCACCACTGTTCAAACCTGCTCGCGCGGAAATTCGGGCTGGAAGAGGTCTCGCGCGAGGTGGTACTCGCGGGGATCGGGCTGCCGATCGAGGACTGCTGGCGCTTGTACTGGGGAGATTTCAAGGAAGAATGGCTCGGCTATTACCGCGACGAATTCCGCGGCGTCGAGCAGACCGGCATCCGCCTGTTCCCGAACACCGTCGCGGCGCTCGAAGAGCTCCGCGCAAAAGGGGTAAAGACGGGTGTCGTCTCCAACCGGCGCTTCGCCCGCCGTGTCGTTGATGCGACGAAGCTTACTCCCTACATGGACGTCATCATCGGGCTTGAGGATGTGACGAACGCGAAGCCTGATCCCGAGGCGCTCTTCAAGGCCATCGGCAAGCTCGGCGTCGGCGCGGATGAGGCCGTCTATGTGGGCGATACTGACATTGACATGAAGACGGCCGTGGCCGCCGCGGTACGCGGCGTCGGCGTGACGACGGGCAACTTCGGGGAGGATGGGCTCGCCGCCGCCGGCGCGTGGCGCGTATGCTCGGATTTGATAGAGGTACCGGGGCTCTTCGGCCTTAGATAA